From the genome of Nicotiana sylvestris chromosome 2, ASM39365v2, whole genome shotgun sequence, one region includes:
- the LOC138885991 gene encoding uncharacterized protein: MIQSSKQWHEKLPFALLGYPTKVRTSVGATLYILVYGTKAVIPTEVEIPSLRIIVEVEIEDSEWVKPHLEQLTLINEKRMAAVCHEQLYQERMARAYNKKLRTRNFEVGQLVLRRILPHYQEAKGKFSPNLKGLYIIRKLFPKGALYLGDIEGNDPETAVNTDTVKRYYV; the protein is encoded by the coding sequence atgattcaaagctccaagcagtggcatgaaaagttgccttttgcattattggggtatccTACCAAGGTACGCACATCGGTCGGAGCAACCCTGTAcattttggtttatggcactaaaGCCGTAATACccacggaagttgaaatcccttctctccggatcattgttgaagttgaaattgaagatagtgagtgggtcaaaCCCCATTTGGAACAATTAACCCTGATcaatgaaaagcggatggccgcagtCTGCCACGAGCAGTTGTATCAagaaagaatggcccgtgcctataACAAGAAATTGCGGactagaaactttgaagtggggcaactcgttttaaggcgtattcttccccattatcaggaagcaaaaggaaaattttctccCAACTTAAAAGGTCTATACATTATCAGAAAATTATTTccaaaaggggcattgtatctgggagacattgaagggaATGACCCTGAAACAGCTGTGAATACAGatacagtcaaaaggtactatgtctaa